GCTCATTCCTGAGCTTTTCAAACTGGGTTTTGGCCGAGCGGTAACCGGCTTTGGCCTTGCCAAAGGCAAAGGTTTTCTCCAGCGTGCCCGACAATGTGGTGATGGCAGCCAGAATGGCCAACAGCTGCTTATCCTCCAGGCCAACCGCCGCCCAATAGGTGGTCAGCGCGCCGCAGACGATGGTTAGCAAAATAATAAAATTATGGGCTACCGCTGCTCGCAATCGTTGCCGGCGAGCCTGGCCAATTTCTCGTTCCAGCGCGTCCATAAAGGCGTTTTTATTGGACATTCCTGTTCCTTTTTCCTACGGCTATTTCTACGTCTACTTCTGCGTTTATTACTGTTGTATTTCGACTTCACAGCAAAGGGAGTCGGAGCAAACCTTATTCAGACTGGCGCACTTTATATAACCGATTCCGTCGTAAAGCAAAATCGATTGTGCTGACCCAAAGCTAACGAAGCGCCGTTTTTACCAACTGAGCAATCTGGGACACGCCGCCGGGGCTTCACCTGGGTAATCTTGACCTACCGATTTAATGAGACCCTTTTATGAGCTTGTCAGGTGCGATCAGCCTCCGCAACATCATCCAGCGTTTTTGTCGCCCGATCTCCATCACCCTGGCATTGGTGGTGCTGGAGAACATCGCATTGGCGATGATTCCACTGCTGATCGGGTTTGCGATTGATGACCTGCTGGCCGGGTCTGCCACAGCCCTGCTGCAACTGGCGATGTGTCTGATGTTCCTGGTGGCGGTTGCTGTAATCCGTCGCATTTACGACACCCGCATCTATGGAGCGATTCGCGTCAATATGGGGCTACTGATCGAGCAACGCAGCCCAAACCTGCCGGTTTCAACCCGCAACGCACGGCTCGATATGGTGCGCGAGCTGGTCGATTTTCTCGAAGAGGAGATGCCCGAGCTGATAACAGCCATCGTGCAAGCGGTGATCGCGCTGATTATTTTAGCGAGCTTCCATCATTATCTGGCGCTCTCGGCAATACTTTTGACGCTGCTTATGCTGTTGTTCTACGCCCTGTTCCATGGTCGTTTTTATCGCTTGAACGCCGCTCTTAACGGGCAACGGGAACAGCAGGTTTCGGTACTGGATAGTGGCAGACGCTCACGACTGAGGCACCACCTACTGCGATTGAAGCAATCCGAAGTCCGATTATCCGATACCGAGGCCATCACCTATGGCTCCATCTTTCTGCTAGCAACAGTCTTTATCATCGCCAATCTGTGGGGCAGCGTGGGTTTGCCCGAGGTCAGCGCCGGCTCCATTTTCTCAATCGTGACCTACTCCTGGGAATACGTCAGTGCCGCCATCATGCTGCCGATCTGTTTGCAAACACTGACCCGATTACAGGAGATCACCCTGCGCATCAATCATCCGGCCTCCACACCACACCGGTCCAACGAGTTGCCACCATTATGAACAATCCTGTCTCCGTCGAGCCCGATACAAGCCTGCCCAAACAGCGCCGCCGCTGGCCTTTTGTTGTGCTCAGTTTGATGATTCTTGGCGGTGCCATTGG
The Aestuariirhabdus haliotis DNA segment above includes these coding regions:
- a CDS encoding ABC transporter six-transmembrane domain-containing protein, whose protein sequence is MSLSGAISLRNIIQRFCRPISITLALVVLENIALAMIPLLIGFAIDDLLAGSATALLQLAMCLMFLVAVAVIRRIYDTRIYGAIRVNMGLLIEQRSPNLPVSTRNARLDMVRELVDFLEEEMPELITAIVQAVIALIILASFHHYLALSAILLTLLMLLFYALFHGRFYRLNAALNGQREQQVSVLDSGRRSRLRHHLLRLKQSEVRLSDTEAITYGSIFLLATVFIIANLWGSVGLPEVSAGSIFSIVTYSWEYVSAAIMLPICLQTLTRLQEITLRINHPASTPHRSNELPPL